Below is a genomic region from Desulfobacter sp..
AAATCATCTCATTTGTCCCAAAACCCGGGGCATTGCCCAGCTTCAGGTCAGACAGGCTCACCCCCACCCAGGGAAAAACAGAGAGTTTGATATCATCGCCCATGGAAAAGGAACGCCCGGTCTGCTCGGCCACAATGGCCTCGATCCGGGGCTTATACTTCTGGACATCCACAAACATGGGCACAAGGACAATGGCGGCCACAATCAATACCAGGACCAGCCCCACAAGTATAGAGCCCCACTTTATCATCTTCTTCATTGTATTCTCCCTAATTTTAAAAAAGTCAAAAAAAAACCGGATTTATGACAGAACTGAAAAGGCTGCCTCATAATCAGGTTCTTCTTTGATTTCATCCACCAGCTGGGCATGGACCACAATACCCGATTCGTCCACCACGATAACCGCCCGGGCAGTCAGTCCTGCCAGGGGGCCGTCCTGGATGGCCACCCCATAATCTTTTTTGAATTCAGGATTGCGGAATACCGATGCTGTGACCACATTTTCAATGCCCTCGGCCCCGCAGAACCTCTGAAAGGCAAAGGGCAAATCCTCTGAAATGCATACCACAGTAGTATTGTCCAGAGATGCCGCCTGTTCGTTGAATTTCCGGACAGAGGTCGCGCATACCGGGGTGTCGATGCTGGGGAAAATATTAAGCACCACTTGTTTTCCTTTCAGGTCATCAAGGGTGATGGGAGAAAGATCCTGCTGAACCCCGGTAAATGCCTTTGCCAAACTGCCTTTGACCGGGAAATCTCCGGCCAGTGCCACTGGGTTGCCGCCTAATTGAGTAGAAGCCATGAATCGTCTCCTTTGTATAAAAATATATCATTTAAATGCAGGTTATAAAATTTGTCCGGTATTGATGATTTTTCCGGACGCATCTTTTAATAGTAAGGACTTGACCACGTTTTTCAAGACAAGTATTGATAATTCTACTCTACCACGACCCATATTTTTTTCAATGGATTTTTCAAATGTCCTGCCGGGCAGCCTGCAATATAAATTATTCTGGCGCGCACCGTCAATTCCGGTTATAGTAAACATCGATCCCAATCTTTTGACCAGGATAAATTAAGATGAGATTAGAGTCCCAAAACAGAATAATATCCAATTTAACCCGCTTCAAACCCTTTTTCATCCTATGCCTTTTGCTGTATACAGGTATCACTCCGGCCAAAGCAGCAGGGGCGGCTTCCATGGAAATCAACTGGGTGGACATCGGTGTCGGTCTTGCCGGCGGACTGGCCCTGTTTCTTTACGGCATGGACAAGATGAGCACGGGCATGAAAAGCACGGCCGGAAACAAGATGCGCTCCATCTTAAGCTCTCTGACCCAGAACCAGGTGGTGGCCATGATGGTAGGCGCCTTTGTCACCATGATCATCCAGTCCTCATCTGCCACCACAGTCATGCTGGTCAGCTTTGTCCAGGCAGGTCTGCTGAACCTGACACAGTCTTTAGGAGTGATTCTGGGAGCCGATATCGGCACCACCGTGACCGCCCAGATGATCGCCTTTAAACTCACGGATTATGCCCTGCTCATGCTGGCCATGGGATTTTTGGTTAAAACCGTTGGCAAAACGGAAAAAATCCGGTCCATCGGCGATATTATTCTGGGATTCGGCATTTTATTTTTCGGGATGAAGCTCATGAGCGATGTGATGACCCCCTTGCGAACCTATCCCCCCTTTATCGCCCTGATGCAGAACATGGAACTTCCTTTGACCGGGATTGCCGCAGGCGCCCTGTTCACGGCCCTTGTCCAGAGCAGCTCTGCCACCACCGGGGTGCTCATTGTCCTGGCCCAGGAAAATCTGATCACCCTGGAAGCTGGGATCCCGGTTATCTTCGGGGCCAATATCGGCACCTGCGTCACCGCGGTGCTGGCCGGTATCGGGGCATCCCGGGAGGCAAAGCGGGTGGCCCTGGCCCATGTATTGTTCAAACTTGCCGGCGTGGCCCTGTTTGTCTTCTGGATTCCCAAATTTGCCCAGATGGTCCAGGCCCTTGGCCAGGGGTTCGGGTCGGGCACGGCAAGGGACCTTGCCAATGCCCACACCTTATTCAACGTGAGCATAGGCCTTTTTTTCCTCCCCTTTACCCCCCTGTTTGCCAAACTCATCTATCGGCTGTATCCGGATCACAAAACAGACCCGGACAGAACAATCAGCACCCTGTATATTGAAGATGCCGTACTTGAAACCCCCTCTTTGGCCATTGATCTGGCCCGGGCGGAAATGTCCAGAATGGCCAAACTTTTAGGCAGAATGCTCAATGCCGTGATTGTGCCTTTTTTATCCGATGAAAAACATATGGCCGCCCCTGAAATGAGTCCCCAAGAACGGCAGATGCTCATCAGGGAAATTCCCAGAAAAGATGCATTCATCCCCAGTCTGACCCTGATGCAGGGGTTGGATTTAAGGGAGGATAAGATTGATTTCCTCCAGAAAAAAATCAGCCTTTATCTGGCCCGGATTGCCCAGGGCAATATCACCAAGGACCAGGCAAAAGAGGTCTTTGGTATGGTTTCCATTGTCAAGGACATCGAAAGCATGGGCGACATCATTCACAGGAATATGATCCCTTTGATTGCCAAAAAAAAACGGATCAAATATGATTTTTCAACAGAGGGTAAAGAAGAGCTGCTCATCTACCACGGCAAAGTCATCAAGCAGGTCCGGCTGCTCGAGGCCGGGTTAAAGGAGTCCAACACCCGCATGGCCTTAAAAATCATGAAAAAAGAACGAAAATATCTGGACCTTGAATCCCAATACCGGGCCATGCATCTGGAACGGATCATTTTAAAAAATGAAAATGCCATTGAAACCAATGAGGTGCATTTAGAACTCATGGACCTGATGAAACAGATTGTCCTTTATTCGGCCAATATCGCCCAGACCTATGTGAATACGACTGCCCAGGATTCTGAAGACCATCTGACCCCGGAAGCCAAACAAGAATAACCCCATGGTCCCCCTTAAAACCAGGCCAGCCCGGATGGAATCACCCTTTTTTCATGGACAGGGAAATCCGTTTCCTTTGAGGATCCACTGAAATCACCCGGACCTTCACCTGCTGGCGGACCCTGACAATCTGACCGGGATCCTTGACAAACCGGTCTGACAGCTGGCTGATGTGGACCAGGCCGTCCTGGTGAACCCCCACATCCACAAAGGCGCCAAAAGCCGTAACATTGGTGACAATTCCGGGCAGGGTCATTCCGGGCACAAGGTCTGTTATCTTCTGCACCCGCTCATCAAAGGCAAAGGATTGAAACGCCTGTCTTGGATCCCGGCCCGGGGCAGACAATTCCTTAATAATATCCTTTAGGGTGGGCAGTCCGGTTTCAACGGTCACATAGGGGGTCAGATCCATATTTTCAAACAAAACCGGCCGGCCCATGAC
It encodes:
- the tpx gene encoding thiol peroxidase, whose amino-acid sequence is MASTQLGGNPVALAGDFPVKGSLAKAFTGVQQDLSPITLDDLKGKQVVLNIFPSIDTPVCATSVRKFNEQAASLDNTTVVCISEDLPFAFQRFCGAEGIENVVTASVFRNPEFKKDYGVAIQDGPLAGLTARAVIVVDESGIVVHAQLVDEIKEEPDYEAAFSVLS
- a CDS encoding Na/Pi cotransporter family protein, with product MRLESQNRIISNLTRFKPFFILCLLLYTGITPAKAAGAASMEINWVDIGVGLAGGLALFLYGMDKMSTGMKSTAGNKMRSILSSLTQNQVVAMMVGAFVTMIIQSSSATTVMLVSFVQAGLLNLTQSLGVILGADIGTTVTAQMIAFKLTDYALLMLAMGFLVKTVGKTEKIRSIGDIILGFGILFFGMKLMSDVMTPLRTYPPFIALMQNMELPLTGIAAGALFTALVQSSSATTGVLIVLAQENLITLEAGIPVIFGANIGTCVTAVLAGIGASREAKRVALAHVLFKLAGVALFVFWIPKFAQMVQALGQGFGSGTARDLANAHTLFNVSIGLFFLPFTPLFAKLIYRLYPDHKTDPDRTISTLYIEDAVLETPSLAIDLARAEMSRMAKLLGRMLNAVIVPFLSDEKHMAAPEMSPQERQMLIREIPRKDAFIPSLTLMQGLDLREDKIDFLQKKISLYLARIAQGNITKDQAKEVFGMVSIVKDIESMGDIIHRNMIPLIAKKKRIKYDFSTEGKEELLIYHGKVIKQVRLLEAGLKESNTRMALKIMKKERKYLDLESQYRAMHLERIILKNENAIETNEVHLELMDLMKQIVLYSANIAQTYVNTTAQDSEDHLTPEAKQE